A stretch of the Leptospira harrisiae genome encodes the following:
- a CDS encoding DUF1569 domain-containing protein — translation MKRKEFIKRSALLYTALQFPLQSESKQDEDKSNPIKESPWLEADDLADLRVLLVGLQSDPKGIQIAGNWGPGKVFAHCAQSIEYSLSGYPEMKSTLFRGSIGKIAFSVFAFKNKMSHGLEEPIPGADEITNTTELKAGITRLIKAIDDFSKTKESSLRPHFAYGELTKEEYDVAHSLHIKNHMERVLL, via the coding sequence ATGAAACGAAAAGAGTTTATCAAACGATCTGCTTTGTTATACACAGCACTTCAATTCCCTTTACAAAGTGAATCCAAACAGGATGAAGACAAATCCAATCCAATAAAAGAATCTCCATGGTTAGAAGCCGATGACCTTGCAGACCTTCGAGTATTACTTGTTGGATTACAATCCGATCCCAAAGGGATTCAAATAGCCGGGAACTGGGGTCCTGGAAAAGTTTTTGCCCATTGTGCTCAAAGCATTGAGTATTCGCTAAGTGGATACCCAGAAATGAAATCAACTCTCTTCAGAGGTTCTATAGGTAAAATTGCATTTTCAGTATTTGCTTTTAAAAATAAAATGAGCCATGGTTTAGAAGAACCCATTCCTGGAGCAGATGAAATCACAAATACAACTGAACTAAAAGCAGGGATCACAAGGCTCATCAAAGCCATCGATGATTTTTCCAAAACAAAGGAGTCATCGCTACGACCACATTTTGCTTATGGAGAACTCACAAAAGAAGAATATGATGTTGCCCATAGTCTCCATATTAAAAATCACATGGAACGAGTGTTACTCTAA
- a CDS encoding hybrid sensor histidine kinase/response regulator — MILRVFFASIQKSFCDLLIFCRYPLIFSLVLVGTTSCRFDAYPTLLAKDGVLDVQTADFSGETINLTGNWEFYWNEFLDPTIEFPQSKSYLKVGVPWFSQENEDGELYPSFGYATYRLTVLLPDNATENDPFAISVPVLHSAYRIYVNGKLVGENGTVAKTANLHRPSFHSKIIPLNGVSKKINLVIHISNFSHKYAGIHGIIRLGKLQNIIHIWNVNFTVSWIIMIFMLFLSIYHALVYFINRSERNAMRMAFVYLGILILSSTLIETRVIFNIFSDDYCMLLFRFSRIGFVLVLYFGGYIVLNMAQMRFFKRILILLKLYAFSFLAVVLLTPIPYLSKISFYFEFMSVVFVFLGLFSVSLALYFHRKESRLYFFSLLLAIIGGLIDIFLIANPNFGYRPLGLVSLYLFIFPQTLGVTLGLVRVYKRSESLSKELYKRKEALEKKVKARTLELEKANRWKANFVSLISHDLRSPLNSVNQILDVIDFSFSETTAEEKKKFLEICKTGVTQSLRMLEQLLDVSRFDAFGTKLIQTQFSVNDLLNEIIESVEPLATLKGIRIQKDTPIQAEIIADRTLIGEVFKNILTNSIKYSYLNSEVWVGVSYKGKWLSVEIRDRGLGMSEEQIHKLTGEENIKSMPGTAGERGTGLGLQLCTSILEAHFGKLRIKSVLGVGSAFEISLSKSTKSVLLVDDSGNFRSDLAEVMRRNQWIVIEAGNGEEALSHLSRITPSLIITDLHMPGMNGISLIHEWEGRRHKNQKIPIILISSDAPLSGGDKFLEDEGLETIVSAYYSKMYKAEDLCQQIESILE, encoded by the coding sequence ATGATTCTCAGAGTATTCTTCGCATCCATCCAAAAATCTTTTTGTGACTTACTTATTTTTTGTAGATATCCCTTAATTTTCTCCCTAGTCTTAGTAGGCACCACCTCCTGCCGGTTTGACGCCTACCCAACCTTACTCGCAAAAGATGGTGTTTTGGATGTCCAAACTGCAGACTTTTCAGGGGAAACGATAAACCTGACGGGAAATTGGGAATTTTATTGGAATGAGTTTTTGGACCCCACTATTGAGTTCCCCCAAAGTAAATCCTATCTCAAAGTGGGAGTTCCTTGGTTTTCCCAAGAAAATGAAGATGGAGAATTGTATCCAAGTTTTGGATATGCTACCTATCGCCTAACGGTCCTTTTGCCAGACAATGCCACCGAAAATGATCCGTTTGCTATTTCGGTTCCAGTTTTACACAGTGCATATCGAATTTATGTGAATGGTAAGTTGGTTGGTGAAAATGGAACCGTTGCGAAAACCGCAAACCTACACAGGCCTTCGTTTCATTCTAAAATCATTCCCCTAAATGGTGTTTCCAAAAAAATTAATTTAGTCATTCATATCTCCAACTTCTCACATAAATACGCCGGGATTCATGGAATCATTCGGTTAGGAAAACTTCAGAATATCATTCATATTTGGAATGTTAATTTTACAGTTTCTTGGATCATTATGATCTTTATGTTGTTTCTTTCCATATATCATGCGTTAGTTTATTTTATCAATCGTTCGGAAAGAAACGCAATGAGAATGGCGTTTGTATATTTGGGGATTTTAATTCTTTCTTCTACGTTGATTGAAACAAGAGTCATTTTTAATATTTTTTCAGATGATTATTGTATGTTGTTGTTTCGGTTCTCCCGGATCGGATTTGTTTTGGTTTTATATTTTGGTGGTTACATTGTTCTGAACATGGCCCAAATGCGTTTTTTTAAACGTATTTTGATTTTGTTGAAACTATATGCATTTAGTTTTTTAGCTGTGGTTCTCTTAACTCCGATTCCCTATCTTTCAAAAATTTCTTTTTATTTCGAATTTATGTCTGTAGTGTTTGTGTTTTTGGGATTATTTTCAGTATCACTCGCGTTATACTTTCATAGAAAAGAAAGTAGATTGTATTTTTTTAGTTTGTTATTGGCAATCATCGGTGGTCTTATCGATATTTTTTTAATCGCCAATCCAAATTTTGGATATAGACCATTGGGACTTGTTTCCCTATATCTGTTTATTTTTCCTCAAACTTTGGGTGTTACTTTGGGTCTTGTGCGTGTTTATAAACGATCGGAGTCTTTATCAAAGGAATTGTACAAAAGAAAAGAAGCTCTCGAAAAAAAAGTCAAAGCCCGTACATTGGAACTAGAAAAAGCAAATCGTTGGAAAGCAAACTTTGTTTCCTTGATTTCGCATGACTTACGTTCGCCGCTAAATAGTGTAAACCAAATTTTGGATGTTATTGATTTTAGTTTTAGTGAAACAACGGCAGAAGAAAAAAAGAAATTTTTGGAGATTTGTAAAACAGGTGTCACTCAATCTCTTCGTATGTTGGAACAATTACTGGATGTAAGTCGCTTTGATGCCTTTGGTACAAAACTCATCCAAACTCAATTTTCAGTGAATGATTTACTCAATGAAATCATCGAATCGGTGGAACCATTGGCCACTCTCAAAGGAATACGAATTCAAAAAGATACTCCCATCCAAGCGGAGATCATCGCTGACCGCACCTTGATTGGAGAAGTGTTTAAAAATATCCTTACCAATTCTATTAAGTATTCTTATCTAAATTCGGAAGTATGGGTGGGTGTATCCTATAAAGGGAAGTGGCTCTCTGTTGAAATTCGGGATCGCGGTCTTGGAATGAGTGAAGAACAAATTCATAAACTGACTGGTGAGGAAAATATAAAAAGTATGCCTGGAACCGCTGGTGAACGTGGCACCGGCCTTGGTTTACAATTGTGTACAAGTATATTAGAAGCACACTTTGGAAAACTTCGAATCAAATCCGTTCTTGGAGTTGGATCTGCTTTTGAAATTTCTTTATCAAAAAGCACAAAATCCGTATTACTTGTGGATGATTCAGGAAACTTTAGATCAGATTTAGCGGAAGTTATGCGAAGAAATCAGTGGATTGTAATCGAAGCAGGAAATGGAGAAGAGGCATTGTCTCATTTATCAAGGATCACTCCCTCTCTTATCATTACCGATTTACATATGCCAGGGATGAATGGAATTTCTTTGATCCACGAGTGGGAAGGTCGTCGTCACAAAAACCAAAAAATTCCTATCATCCTGATTAGTTCCGACGCTCCACTTTCTGGTGGTGATAAGTTTTTGGAAGACGAAGGACTAGAAACCATTGTTTCTGCATATTATTCCAAAATGTATAAGGCAGAGGATCTCTGCCAACAAATCGAATCGATTTTAGAGTAA
- a CDS encoding RluA family pseudouridine synthase, producing MQIFVTVSEDYDQSRLDVFLKDNAGDDLSRSTVQKWIDSGFVTNKTKEQLATKNGYKVTLGEEYVVDVIARPPSRLEPIAMDIPVLYDEDEFMVIHKKAGIACHSGPGDDQPSLVNGLLHQFKNLSATGGERRPGIVHRLDKPTEGVLIIAKTDRAHAALSKMFQDRLVDKTYYAWVLQAPVEAEGTINLPIGRHPVERVKMCVREDGRMATTHYKTEKIVQTQTGRKFSLMKLGLETGRTHQIRVHMAKMGCPVVGDTLYSRSAKDYTQYGLLLFAKRLEFPHPFIADKRILVELDFPERFKTFERKCPSY from the coding sequence ATGCAAATATTTGTAACCGTTTCCGAAGATTATGACCAAAGTCGCCTGGATGTCTTTCTAAAAGACAATGCCGGAGACGATCTCAGCCGTTCTACCGTTCAAAAGTGGATTGATTCTGGATTTGTGACAAACAAAACCAAAGAACAATTGGCCACTAAAAACGGATATAAGGTGACTCTTGGTGAAGAGTACGTCGTGGATGTGATCGCAAGACCACCATCTAGACTCGAGCCCATTGCCATGGACATTCCTGTTCTTTATGATGAGGACGAATTTATGGTTATCCATAAGAAAGCTGGGATTGCTTGCCACAGCGGTCCAGGGGATGACCAACCATCACTTGTAAATGGACTCCTCCATCAATTTAAGAATCTATCAGCCACAGGCGGTGAACGCCGTCCAGGAATTGTGCATCGATTGGACAAACCCACGGAAGGGGTTCTCATCATTGCGAAAACAGACAGGGCGCACGCTGCGCTTTCAAAAATGTTCCAAGATAGACTCGTGGATAAAACATACTATGCCTGGGTTTTACAAGCTCCTGTGGAAGCAGAAGGAACCATCAACCTGCCTATTGGTCGCCATCCGGTCGAACGAGTGAAAATGTGTGTGCGTGAAGATGGACGTATGGCTACCACCCATTACAAAACAGAAAAAATTGTGCAAACACAAACCGGCCGAAAATTTAGTTTGATGAAACTGGGATTGGAAACAGGTCGTACCCACCAAATCCGTGTCCATATGGCAAAGATGGGTTGTCCTGTTGTAGGGGACACTTTGTACTCTCGTTCCGCAAAAGACTATACCCAATATGGACTTTTACTTTTTGCCAAACGCTTGGAATTTCCTCATCCTTTTATCGCCGACAAACGAATCTTAGTGGAACTTGATTTTCCAGAACGGTTCAAAACTTTTGAAAGGAAATGTCCGAGTTATTAA
- a CDS encoding putative Ig domain-containing protein, whose product MASLSNPCDSDSKDFFPQLIISASIEGGFCQLQVVNTGDLYRFTDFTFYKSIPTSVLPRLGFKSGVVTSPSLPAGLFIDPNTGSISGTPTSTAAKQTYTIYRKGVVQGEITIQINDLIASLVYGQNGNLNCGALYNSASCTAGAVASATNLSGPNDITTDTAGGVYISSGNRVLYYPPGQTTATRVYGQHGIFTCDISNAHTNQSCTPLGALAATTLNNPRGILLDTSNNLFVSDTNANRRILVYGNQNTVPYRAIGVPDFVTPGGGVASEANFYSPIGLSLDSAGGFYVSDSGNSRVLYFPKDSNIATEVYGQPDFVSNGATTSASGLNSNQGVVSDYLGGIYIADTSNNRVVYYPKGSNVATKVYGQPDFISNSSATTSNGLNNPVAVSLDQSENLFVADLNGHRVLVYPKTNLASGMTASAVIGQFGNLNCGADNNNGACSIGTPSPQNLYRPTAVHFDRQGRLYISDYSNNRVLVY is encoded by the coding sequence ATGGCATCCTTATCTAATCCTTGCGATAGCGACTCCAAGGATTTTTTCCCACAACTTATTATCTCAGCTAGTATCGAAGGTGGATTTTGTCAGTTACAAGTGGTCAATACAGGTGATTTGTATCGATTCACCGATTTTACCTTTTACAAATCCATACCTACTTCCGTATTACCAAGATTAGGTTTTAAATCAGGAGTCGTCACGTCTCCAAGTTTGCCGGCTGGACTTTTCATAGACCCAAATACCGGATCCATATCGGGAACTCCTACATCAACTGCTGCAAAACAAACTTATACAATCTATAGAAAGGGAGTTGTGCAGGGCGAAATCACAATTCAAATTAATGATTTAATTGCATCACTTGTATACGGACAAAACGGAAACTTAAACTGTGGTGCATTGTATAATTCTGCCAGTTGTACAGCAGGTGCAGTAGCAAGTGCGACTAACTTATCTGGACCAAACGATATCACCACTGATACTGCAGGTGGAGTCTATATATCAAGTGGCAATCGTGTTTTGTATTATCCACCAGGACAAACAACCGCCACAAGAGTGTATGGACAACATGGGATATTTACCTGTGATATTTCCAATGCACATACAAACCAAAGTTGTACCCCCTTAGGAGCACTTGCTGCCACCACATTGAATAACCCGAGAGGAATTTTACTCGATACATCTAACAACCTATTTGTATCAGATACAAATGCTAATCGTAGGATTTTAGTCTATGGAAATCAAAATACAGTCCCTTACCGTGCGATCGGTGTTCCTGACTTTGTTACGCCAGGTGGTGGAGTTGCTTCGGAAGCGAATTTCTATTCTCCCATTGGATTGAGTTTAGATAGTGCAGGAGGTTTCTATGTATCTGATTCTGGTAATAGTCGTGTACTTTATTTTCCAAAAGATTCAAACATAGCTACGGAAGTTTATGGACAACCAGATTTTGTTAGTAATGGCGCTACTACCTCTGCGAGTGGCCTCAATTCAAACCAAGGTGTGGTTTCCGATTACCTAGGGGGAATCTATATAGCGGATACATCAAACAATCGAGTTGTTTATTATCCAAAAGGTTCTAACGTCGCTACAAAAGTCTATGGCCAACCTGACTTTATTTCAAATTCATCCGCAACGACAAGTAACGGTCTAAACAATCCAGTAGCGGTATCTTTAGACCAAAGCGAAAACCTCTTTGTAGCCGATCTCAATGGACACCGGGTACTGGTTTATCCAAAAACAAATTTGGCCTCTGGAATGACTGCTTCTGCAGTGATCGGCCAATTTGGAAATCTCAATTGTGGCGCTGACAACAATAATGGAGCATGTAGCATAGGTACGCCGAGTCCCCAAAATTTATACCGACCTACTGCCGTTCATTTCGATCGGCAAGGTCGTTTGTATATTTCAGATTACAGTAATAACAGAGTATTGGTTTACTGA
- a CDS encoding phosphate ABC transporter substrate-binding protein, which produces MKNLSLLFYILITINFVACKEKQTLKVAGSETMNSMMRYLGTEYEKVNSNVRVTVEGGGSESGIDRLRKGEIDMAVSSRDLNQAEFDDLRKTGNLEKVRLAYDGVALVVNPKNTITKLDLTQTSDIFSGKIKNWKEVGGVDAPISIVIRNDKSGTQDYFQNHILKRKDLGLNEFNEYKANVFSKDAKIVKDNAEMSKFIQENPNSIGYMGMGTALVDNKDKLKALDYAKIKKDPFVSPSVRNVYDRKYKLARELFIIYKTDQGDKIDAFVTFLTSEQGQVAVLQSGYLRASLPEVEVSAEPVK; this is translated from the coding sequence ATGAAAAACCTTTCTCTGCTTTTTTACATTTTGATTACAATCAACTTTGTCGCTTGTAAGGAAAAACAAACCTTAAAAGTTGCGGGTTCTGAAACTATGAACAGTATGATGCGATATTTAGGAACCGAATATGAAAAGGTTAATTCTAATGTTCGTGTAACAGTCGAAGGTGGTGGGTCCGAATCAGGAATTGACAGATTACGAAAGGGTGAAATCGATATGGCAGTTTCGTCTAGAGATTTAAACCAAGCAGAATTTGATGACCTGCGCAAAACAGGAAACTTGGAAAAAGTGCGTTTGGCTTATGATGGAGTGGCCCTTGTTGTGAATCCAAAAAATACTATCACTAAACTTGACTTGACCCAAACTTCCGATATCTTTTCAGGAAAAATTAAAAATTGGAAAGAAGTTGGTGGAGTCGATGCTCCCATTTCAATAGTAATTCGTAATGATAAATCCGGAACTCAGGATTATTTCCAAAATCATATTCTCAAACGAAAGGATTTGGGTTTGAATGAATTCAATGAATACAAAGCCAATGTTTTTTCAAAAGATGCTAAAATTGTAAAAGACAATGCTGAAATGTCAAAATTCATCCAAGAAAACCCGAATAGCATTGGTTATATGGGAATGGGAACAGCCCTTGTCGACAATAAAGATAAATTAAAGGCACTTGATTACGCAAAAATCAAAAAAGATCCTTTTGTTTCTCCTTCCGTTAGAAACGTATATGACAGAAAATATAAACTTGCCCGTGAATTGTTTATCATTTATAAAACAGACCAAGGTGATAAAATTGATGCTTTTGTTACTTTCCTGACAAGCGAACAAGGACAAGTTGCGGTTTTACAATCAGGGTATTTAAGAGCTTCACTTCCAGAAGTAGAAGTATCGGCGGAGCCGGTGAAGTAG
- a CDS encoding response regulator transcription factor, whose amino-acid sequence MESVKIAILEDHSVVTEGIISILKSNPFFSLAGEFRTAADLFHFLESNPIDILVLDIDLPDRNGIDVLREIKEKHQPTKVIIFSLHGSRVYVEDAIKAKADGYMLKSDPISKLPEVIELVMKGGSFISDGVSKVQLPFSAFQMEILNLLVQGLSQNEVADRIQKSRKTVEYHLNQMRTKFSCKNNNELISKYEKEIQK is encoded by the coding sequence GTGGAATCCGTAAAAATTGCCATCTTAGAAGATCATTCCGTTGTCACTGAAGGAATCATATCTATCCTGAAATCCAATCCTTTCTTTTCTCTTGCCGGAGAATTTCGAACGGCAGCTGATTTGTTTCATTTTTTAGAATCGAATCCCATTGATATTTTGGTTTTGGACATCGATTTGCCTGATCGAAATGGTATCGATGTATTACGTGAGATAAAAGAAAAACACCAACCAACAAAAGTCATTATCTTTTCTTTACATGGCAGCCGCGTTTATGTGGAAGATGCCATCAAAGCCAAAGCTGACGGATATATGTTAAAGTCAGATCCTATCTCCAAACTTCCTGAAGTCATTGAACTTGTAATGAAAGGTGGTTCCTTTATTTCCGATGGTGTAAGTAAAGTACAACTTCCTTTTTCAGCATTCCAAATGGAAATTTTAAACCTACTCGTACAAGGTTTGTCTCAAAACGAAGTAGCAGATCGTATCCAGAAGTCTAGAAAAACTGTGGAATACCATCTCAACCAAATGCGGACAAAGTTTTCTTGTAAGAACAATAACGAGCTCATTTCCAAATACGAAAAAGAAATACAAAAATAG
- a CDS encoding SixA phosphatase family protein → MKQIYLLRHAKSEWDEPYDSDLDRSLSRRGKEQSKALRDYLKESRFEFDQCFVSPAERTLKTYSSLRKEILRFPKPELRESIYDAEKEDLLFLLQGLSPAVRSVCLVGHNPGLEELGSSLLFGESEVSRFQKFPTAAFLGLSFSKDSWKDLSWGSCQLSVFWIPGQIGKE, encoded by the coding sequence ATGAAACAAATCTATTTACTTCGCCATGCCAAATCAGAATGGGATGAACCTTATGATTCTGATTTGGATCGCAGTCTCTCTCGTAGAGGGAAAGAACAATCCAAAGCATTAAGAGATTACTTAAAAGAAAGTCGTTTTGAATTTGACCAATGTTTTGTCTCTCCGGCGGAACGAACTTTAAAAACCTATTCTTCCCTTCGTAAAGAAATCCTTCGTTTTCCAAAACCAGAGTTACGCGAGTCCATTTATGATGCGGAAAAGGAGGACTTACTTTTTTTACTCCAAGGTCTCTCCCCTGCTGTACGTTCCGTCTGTCTAGTTGGGCACAACCCAGGGTTAGAGGAATTGGGAAGTTCTCTCCTGTTTGGAGAATCAGAGGTTTCTCGCTTTCAGAAATTTCCGACAGCCGCATTTCTCGGCTTGAGTTTTTCTAAAGATTCATGGAAAGATCTTAGCTGGGGCAGTTGCCAATTATCGGTATTTTGGATCCCGGGGCAGATAGGAAAAGAATGA
- a CDS encoding OmpA family protein codes for MTFRRLVFYSFVTILPVVATSADPQTKTTFQWKWKENQVLELNEYHDVFFRVGTKTVEREDKNRVVMKPKKCSADSCLVNAFFDTYLRYGKTSGPFWKDKEFLSDFTLFRNGKYEVPNEFIMPNLRSFPSFPETPVSVSDVWKLPAEESFDFNSERIRVKVLPEYTFQGIFPWSEGNYKGNCEKITYTYPIFYKKPDGEKMVPNVPYKIFGFASGTVFFNATKGVPEFKEVKLSYTFIYPNGTVQEANFHIKGIYFLRNQVNAKDKESIREDILEDLIVGYTGDPNGNKLSNSKIEPNRNGKLPNDEYLGKVTDTGEIPSPEKKTNPEKLPITVRTSDDGIVFSLDSILFDFNDSKLKPEAETAVAKIAEILKKYPDREIRVSGHTDNIGKKEYNQKLSEDRAKSVLHSLVDNHKMDEKHISFKGYADEVPIVPNDTDENRHKNRRVEITLVLD; via the coding sequence ATGACCTTCCGCCGATTGGTATTTTATAGTTTTGTGACAATTCTTCCTGTGGTGGCGACCTCTGCCGATCCTCAAACCAAAACCACTTTCCAGTGGAAATGGAAAGAAAACCAGGTTTTAGAACTAAATGAATACCATGACGTTTTCTTTCGTGTTGGGACAAAAACTGTCGAAAGAGAGGATAAAAACAGAGTGGTTATGAAACCAAAAAAGTGTTCAGCTGACTCATGTTTGGTGAATGCGTTTTTTGATACTTACCTTCGCTATGGAAAAACTTCAGGTCCTTTTTGGAAGGACAAAGAATTTTTGTCTGATTTTACACTCTTTCGCAATGGTAAATATGAAGTTCCAAACGAATTCATTATGCCAAACCTTCGCAGTTTTCCCAGTTTTCCTGAAACTCCAGTTTCTGTTTCCGATGTATGGAAATTGCCAGCAGAAGAATCTTTTGATTTTAATTCTGAACGTATACGAGTGAAAGTCCTTCCCGAATATACTTTCCAAGGGATCTTTCCTTGGTCAGAAGGAAATTATAAAGGCAATTGCGAGAAAATAACTTATACCTACCCCATTTTTTATAAAAAACCTGATGGGGAAAAAATGGTACCAAACGTACCTTATAAAATCTTTGGATTTGCCTCGGGAACAGTTTTTTTTAACGCCACAAAAGGAGTTCCTGAATTTAAAGAAGTAAAATTATCTTATACCTTTATCTATCCCAATGGAACCGTCCAAGAAGCAAACTTTCATATCAAAGGAATTTATTTTCTTCGCAACCAAGTCAATGCCAAAGACAAAGAATCCATTCGAGAAGACATACTCGAAGATTTAATTGTGGGTTATACGGGAGATCCAAACGGTAATAAATTAAGTAACTCAAAAATAGAACCCAATAGAAATGGCAAATTACCGAATGACGAATACTTAGGAAAAGTGACAGACACAGGTGAAATTCCTTCACCCGAAAAAAAAACAAATCCCGAAAAACTTCCCATCACCGTGCGAACCTCCGATGATGGAATTGTATTTTCCTTAGATTCCATTCTTTTTGATTTTAACGATAGTAAACTAAAACCTGAAGCTGAAACAGCAGTCGCAAAGATTGCAGAAATTTTAAAAAAATATCCGGACAGAGAAATTCGAGTTTCCGGTCATACAGACAATATTGGAAAAAAAGAATACAATCAAAAACTTTCTGAAGACAGAGCGAAGTCCGTACTCCACTCGTTAGTTGATAATCACAAAATGGACGAAAAACATATTTCCTTCAAAGGATATGCTGACGAAGTTCCGATTGTTCCGAACGATACCGATGAGAATCGACATAAAAACCGCAGAGTTGAAATTACTTTAGTTTTGGACTAA
- a CDS encoding TerC family protein, producing the protein MEILSDPSVWLALLTLTALEIVLGIDNIIFISILSSRLPKTKQKSARQIGLLLAMFTRILLLFSLSLIMKLTTPIFTILNQSISGRDLILIFGGLFLIAKSTTEIHHKLEGESELGEGSTKRVSFTKIIIQIMILDIVFSLDSVITAVGMTDQLGVMVSAVILSVGFMLLSSGSISDFVDRHPTIKILALSFLILIGVALLGEGFGLHIPKGYIYFAMCFSVIVEFLNMKLRSKPEKPVALKGKF; encoded by the coding sequence ATAGAAATTCTCTCCGATCCCTCGGTATGGCTTGCACTATTGACACTGACTGCTTTGGAAATTGTCCTAGGCATTGACAATATCATCTTTATCTCCATCCTTTCTTCTCGACTTCCAAAAACCAAACAAAAGTCAGCAAGGCAAATTGGTCTCTTACTTGCCATGTTCACTCGTATCCTTTTATTATTTTCTCTTTCCCTCATCATGAAACTCACAACGCCCATCTTTACGATTCTAAATCAATCCATCAGTGGCCGTGATCTCATTTTGATTTTTGGGGGTCTCTTTCTCATTGCCAAGTCAACCACAGAAATCCATCACAAACTAGAAGGAGAATCTGAGTTAGGTGAAGGATCGACAAAACGAGTTTCTTTTACTAAAATCATCATTCAAATCATGATCCTTGACATTGTATTTTCTTTGGACTCAGTCATTACCGCCGTGGGAATGACTGACCAATTGGGAGTGATGGTTTCTGCTGTTATCTTATCTGTAGGATTTATGTTATTATCGAGTGGAAGTATTTCCGATTTCGTAGACAGACACCCAACCATCAAAATTTTAGCCTTAAGTTTTTTGATTCTGATTGGTGTGGCATTACTTGGAGAAGGATTCGGATTACACATTCCGAAAGGATACATTTACTTTGCGATGTGTTTTTCAGTGATTGTTGAATTCTTAAATATGAAACTCCGATCCAAACCAGAAAAACCAGTCGCATTAAAAGGAAAATTCTAA
- the loa22 gene encoding OmpA family outer membrane lipoprotein Loa22, producing MMKKGFFLSLILLAGLSLSLTNCSSSEEKETPKDTTSTTGTTSTVSSRDLNAALLDEINVALKDYRYPDGVRRRGFSYKQADIQAEDFKTWAKDNVSYIKDALAKLPEGYALEVTGHADASGPEEAEGAKKGNGYYSQIRSDAVKDALVKQGIPADRIVTKASGSAKPISGFDEKDGINRRVTFQVVSK from the coding sequence CTGATGAAAAAAGGATTTTTTTTAAGCCTCATCCTCCTCGCAGGTCTTTCGCTTTCATTAACGAATTGTTCGTCTTCTGAAGAAAAAGAAACTCCCAAAGACACAACTTCCACTACGGGAACAACATCCACTGTATCTTCCAGAGATCTCAATGCAGCTCTTTTGGATGAAATCAATGTAGCACTCAAAGACTACCGTTATCCAGATGGTGTTCGTCGCAGAGGTTTTAGCTACAAACAAGCGGACATCCAAGCAGAAGATTTCAAAACTTGGGCAAAAGACAACGTTTCTTACATCAAAGACGCTCTTGCAAAACTTCCCGAAGGATACGCTTTAGAAGTAACTGGTCATGCGGATGCATCTGGTCCAGAAGAAGCAGAAGGTGCTAAAAAAGGAAACGGATACTATTCACAAATTCGTTCTGATGCTGTGAAAGATGCTCTTGTAAAACAAGGAATCCCTGCTGACAGAATCGTAACAAAAGCTTCTGGTTCTGCAAAACCAATCTCTGGTTTTGATGAAAAAGACGGAATCAACCGCCGAGTGACTTTCCAAGTCGTTTCTAAATAA
- the hpt gene encoding hypoxanthine phosphoribosyltransferase, with protein MKPLYSEERIHQRVDELAREISRDFLSKDLVVIGILNGGFIFTADLCRSIAIPHEVDFMAASSYGDTTTSGSLKITKELKKSVQNKSILLVEDIVDTGQTLEYLLEEVGKQNPKDLRVAALFWKKSKANPHIPVHYPGFIIEDEFLVGYGLDYKGRYRNLPYVAKLEGADSTL; from the coding sequence ATGAAACCGTTATATTCAGAAGAAAGAATCCACCAACGTGTAGACGAACTCGCAAGAGAAATTTCTCGAGACTTTTTAAGTAAGGACTTGGTTGTGATTGGAATCTTAAATGGCGGATTCATCTTCACTGCCGACCTTTGTAGGAGTATCGCCATCCCACACGAAGTGGATTTTATGGCAGCCTCTTCTTATGGAGACACAACCACATCTGGAAGTTTAAAAATCACCAAAGAGTTAAAAAAATCCGTTCAAAATAAATCTATCCTTCTTGTTGAAGATATCGTTGATACTGGACAAACCTTAGAGTACCTTTTGGAAGAAGTCGGAAAACAAAATCCAAAAGACTTAAGAGTAGCAGCTTTATTTTGGAAAAAATCAAAAGCCAATCCCCATATTCCCGTACATTATCCTGGTTTTATCATAGAAGATGAATTTCTTGTAGGTTATGGTTTGGACTACAAAGGCAGGTACCGTAACCTACCTTATGTGGCAAAACTAGAAGGAGCTGATTCTACTCTTTAG